A genomic region of Methylobacterium durans contains the following coding sequences:
- the trmB gene encoding tRNA (guanine(46)-N(7))-methyltransferase TrmB yields the protein MTTTGRSTPEAPERAFFGRRKGKRLREAQEQRLAELLPRLRVGLPEAGAPLDPATLFPDTKREIWLEIGFGGGEHLAHQARLHPEIGFIGAEPFVNGVVKLLREIDEGGLANIRVRDEDVTALVAALPDACLTRVYLLYPDPWPKRRQRKRRFVSDASLAEIARVLKPGGLFRFASDIDDYAGWTLVRAARCPGLAWTARAAADWTSPYPGWPGTRYEAKAIAAGRRPTYLEFVRT from the coding sequence GTGACGACAACCGGGCGGAGCACGCCTGAGGCGCCGGAGCGCGCCTTCTTCGGCCGGCGCAAGGGCAAGCGGCTGCGCGAGGCCCAGGAGCAGCGCCTCGCGGAGCTGCTGCCGCGGCTGCGCGTCGGCCTGCCGGAAGCGGGCGCGCCCCTCGACCCGGCCACCCTGTTCCCGGACACCAAGCGCGAGATCTGGCTCGAGATCGGCTTCGGCGGCGGCGAGCACCTCGCCCATCAGGCCCGCCTCCATCCCGAGATCGGGTTCATCGGCGCGGAGCCCTTCGTCAACGGCGTCGTCAAGCTCCTGCGGGAGATCGACGAGGGCGGGCTCGCCAACATCCGCGTCCGCGACGAGGACGTCACGGCACTCGTGGCCGCGCTCCCCGACGCCTGCCTGACGCGGGTCTACCTGCTCTATCCGGATCCCTGGCCGAAGCGCCGCCAGCGCAAGCGCCGCTTCGTCTCGGACGCGTCGCTCGCCGAGATCGCCCGCGTGCTGAAGCCCGGCGGCCTGTTCCGCTTCGCCAGCGACATCGACGATTACGCGGGCTGGACCCTGGTGCGGGCCGCCCGCTGCCCCGGCCTCGCCTGGACGGCGCGGGCCGCCGCGGACTGGACGAGCCCCTATCCCGGCTGGCCGGGCACCCGCTACGAGGCGAAGGCGATCGCGGCGGGGCGGCGGCCGACCTACCTCGAATTCGTCCGCACCTGA
- the metK gene encoding methionine adenosyltransferase has translation MPRSDYLFTSESVSEGHPDKVCDRISDTVVDAYLAAMPEARLGVETLATTNRIVIAGEVRGPDSVTFKDLEHLTREAVKDIGYEQDGFHWKNNDIAIHLHAQSADIAQGVDAAGNKDEGAGDQGIMFGYAADETPELMPAPIFYAHKILKDLADARKARQGEAAVLGPDAKSQVTVRYANGRPVEVTQIVLSTQHLDDSLDSADVRAIVEPYILKALPQGWVNEGTVWHVNPTGKFVIGGPDGDAGLTGRKIIVDTYGGAAPHGGGAFSGKDPTKVDRSAAYAARYLAKNVVAAGLARRATIQLAYAIGVAKPLSIYVDLHGTGTVDEAKLEAVLTDAMDLSPRGIRTKLGLNRPIYARTSAYGHFGRAPEADGGFSWERTDLAEALKSALA, from the coding sequence ATGCCGCGTTCCGACTACCTGTTCACCAGCGAATCCGTCTCCGAGGGCCACCCCGACAAGGTGTGCGACCGGATCTCCGACACCGTCGTGGATGCCTATCTGGCGGCGATGCCCGAGGCGCGCCTCGGCGTCGAGACGCTGGCGACAACGAACCGCATCGTGATCGCCGGCGAGGTGCGCGGCCCCGATTCCGTGACCTTCAAGGATCTGGAGCACCTGACCCGCGAGGCCGTGAAGGACATCGGCTACGAGCAGGACGGCTTCCACTGGAAGAACAACGACATCGCCATCCACCTGCACGCCCAGTCGGCCGACATCGCGCAGGGCGTCGACGCCGCCGGCAACAAGGACGAGGGCGCGGGCGACCAGGGCATCATGTTCGGCTACGCCGCCGACGAGACCCCGGAGCTGATGCCGGCCCCGATCTTCTACGCGCACAAGATCCTCAAGGACCTCGCCGACGCCCGCAAGGCGCGCCAGGGCGAGGCCGCCGTTCTCGGCCCCGACGCCAAGAGCCAGGTCACCGTGCGCTACGCCAACGGCCGCCCGGTCGAGGTGACGCAGATCGTGCTCTCGACCCAGCACCTCGACGACAGCCTCGATTCGGCGGACGTGCGCGCCATCGTCGAGCCCTACATCCTGAAGGCGCTGCCGCAGGGCTGGGTCAACGAGGGCACGGTCTGGCACGTGAACCCGACCGGCAAGTTCGTGATCGGCGGTCCGGACGGCGACGCGGGGCTCACCGGCCGCAAGATCATCGTCGACACCTACGGCGGCGCGGCGCCCCACGGCGGCGGCGCCTTCTCGGGCAAGGACCCGACCAAGGTCGACCGCTCCGCGGCCTACGCGGCGCGCTACCTCGCCAAGAACGTCGTCGCGGCCGGCCTCGCGCGCCGCGCCACGATCCAGCTCGCCTACGCCATCGGCGTCGCCAAGCCGCTCTCGATCTACGTGGATCTGCACGGGACCGGCACGGTGGACGAGGCGAAGCTCGAAGCCGTGCTGACGGACGCGATGGATCTCTCGCCCCGCGGCATCCGGACGAAGCTCGGCCTCAACCGGCCGATCTACGCCCGCACCTCGGCCTACGGCCATTTCGGCCGCGCTCCGGAGGCCGATGGCGGCTTCTCCTGGGAGCGCACCGACCTCGCCGAGGCGCTGAAATCGGCGCTGGCCTGA
- a CDS encoding helix-turn-helix domain-containing protein: MAGQKTDDRDAYIGQRIAEERRRASLTQRRVAQSFGMSAAQLQKYEKGTNRISAVHLEIFARMTGVSLEHFFQGMKRLDDIPPQGFGEDRQQDIGGSGDLQALVDVLARHLSENVSEDTRRDIAAAVHALDRKLNG, translated from the coding sequence ATGGCAGGCCAGAAGACCGACGATCGGGATGCCTATATCGGGCAGCGCATCGCCGAGGAGCGCCGTCGCGCGTCCCTCACCCAGCGTCGCGTCGCCCAGAGCTTCGGCATGTCGGCCGCCCAGCTCCAGAAATACGAGAAGGGCACGAACCGCATCAGCGCCGTGCATCTGGAGATCTTCGCGCGGATGACCGGCGTGTCGCTGGAGCATTTCTTCCAGGGCATGAAGCGCCTCGACGACATCCCGCCGCAGGGCTTCGGCGAGGACCGCCAGCAGGACATCGGCGGCAGCGGCGATCTCCAGGCGCTCGTCGACGTGCTCGCCCGACACCTCTCCGAGAACGTCTCGGAGGATACGCGGCGCGACATCGCGGCGGCCGTCCACGCCCTCGACCGCAAGCTGAACGGCTGA